In one window of Desulfovibrio sp. DNA:
- a CDS encoding NUDIX hydrolase has translation MKTIPYDCLKNPAQSLEVVDSNNAPLCIMAKEDVLRQCLPHRAVALLVRDRRGRALLTLGEQGWGFSSYGQVAAGMSCESSAQDILFREWSQEGGRLACLGLMPPSASNGLSFLHLYTASLPHSIIKARAMARDRHLLVDQDEMKGLGAHFGDLLSPVMYAALEGGYLSHF, from the coding sequence AAAGCCTTGAAGTGGTGGACAGCAACAATGCGCCCCTGTGCATTATGGCGAAAGAAGATGTTTTGCGCCAATGCCTGCCGCACCGGGCCGTGGCGCTGCTTGTCCGCGACAGACGGGGGCGCGCCCTGCTGACCCTGGGCGAACAGGGTTGGGGATTTTCGTCATACGGCCAGGTTGCAGCCGGCATGTCGTGCGAGAGCAGCGCACAGGATATCCTGTTTCGCGAATGGAGCCAGGAGGGCGGCCGCCTTGCCTGCCTGGGCCTCATGCCGCCCTCGGCCAGCAATGGCCTGTCCTTTCTTCACCTGTATACGGCCAGCCTGCCGCATTCCATCATTAAAGCCAGGGCCATGGCACGCGACAGGCACCTGCTGGTGGATCAGGATGAGATGAAAGGATTGGGCGCACACTTTGGCGACCTGCTCTCCCCTGTCATGTACGCCGCCCTTGAGGGCGGATACCTCTCGCATTTCTGA
- a CDS encoding rod shape-determining protein, whose amino-acid sequence MLLRRFFRFLSKDIAMDLGTANTLLYTRAHGIVVNEPSVVALDALSGKVLAVGAAAKEYIGRTPQRIRAVRPMKDGVIADFDVTRAMISYFVRKAITGLRLVRPSMSICIPTGITQVEKRAVIDAAMLAGAADISMIEEPMAAAIGADLPIHEPLGNLVLDIGGGTSEVAVITLSGVANTQSVRIAGDAMNLAVQRFMRDAFRMEVGDNTAENVKKIIGSAMPIPNAPILEVSGKDMVRGGPRVVKVTEAHVREALREPVQAILEVVLRALEKTPPELAADIYRNGMLMAGGGSLLKGLDEYIARETRLKVFVDKDPLTTVLRGTAKAMLDRETYRSVFIN is encoded by the coding sequence ATGCTGCTGCGGCGCTTTTTCCGTTTTCTGTCGAAAGACATAGCCATGGATCTTGGCACCGCCAACACCCTGCTTTATACCAGGGCGCACGGCATTGTCGTCAATGAGCCGTCAGTGGTCGCTCTGGACGCGCTTTCCGGCAAAGTCCTTGCCGTGGGTGCCGCCGCAAAAGAATATATTGGGCGGACACCCCAGCGCATCCGCGCGGTTCGGCCCATGAAGGACGGCGTCATCGCCGACTTTGACGTCACCCGGGCCATGATTTCCTACTTTGTGCGCAAGGCCATCACGGGACTTCGTCTGGTCAGGCCTTCCATGTCCATCTGCATCCCCACCGGCATTACCCAGGTTGAAAAAAGGGCTGTCATTGACGCGGCCATGCTGGCCGGAGCGGCAGACATCTCCATGATCGAAGAGCCTATGGCTGCTGCCATAGGGGCTGATTTACCCATCCACGAGCCCCTGGGCAATCTTGTTCTTGACATAGGCGGCGGCACCAGCGAGGTGGCTGTCATTACCCTGTCCGGCGTTGCAAATACCCAGTCGGTACGCATAGCGGGCGACGCTATGAACCTGGCCGTACAGCGCTTCATGCGTGACGCTTTTCGTATGGAAGTAGGCGACAATACAGCTGAAAACGTAAAAAAGATCATAGGCTCGGCCATGCCAATACCCAATGCCCCCATCCTCGAGGTTTCGGGCAAGGATATGGTTCGCGGCGGCCCCCGCGTGGTCAAGGTAACAGAAGCCCATGTGCGTGAAGCCTTGCGTGAACCTGTGCAGGCCATTCTTGAGGTAGTCCTGCGTGCGCTGGAAAAAACACCGCCCGAACTTGCCGCGGATATTTACCGCAATGGCATGCTCATGGCTGGTGGGGGCTCACTGCTCAAGGGCCTTGACGAATATATCGCCAGAGAAACCCGCCTCAAGGTTTTTGTTGATAAAGACCCGCTTACCACAGTGTTGCGAGGCACAGCCAAAGCCATGCTTGACCGCGAAACGTACCGCTCCGTCTTTATCAACTAG
- a CDS encoding inositol monophosphatase family protein — protein sequence MIDASSILKNCVDIVLQSGEIIREHWELPSNVRHKGSIDLVTQTDLAVEAFLKEKLADLVPGACFLAEESSRDDEAPDELCWIIDPVDGTTNFVHRIPQVGTSVALWHNGRVELGIVNAPMLHRCYWSARGHGAFCNGKPIAVSGVDCLNDALVGTGFPYDIATRLPEILERLALVLPMAQGVRRIGAASIDLAYVASGKLDIFYESGLKPWDFAAGMLLVEEAGGRVSNLNGDPLHFGEPLLASNGRLHALAVDLLSPTT from the coding sequence ATGATTGATGCCAGTTCCATACTCAAAAACTGCGTGGATATTGTCCTGCAAAGCGGCGAGATCATACGCGAACACTGGGAGTTGCCCAGTAATGTGCGCCACAAGGGCAGCATTGACCTGGTCACCCAGACCGACCTGGCTGTAGAGGCTTTTTTAAAGGAAAAGCTGGCTGACCTCGTGCCCGGCGCGTGTTTTCTCGCTGAGGAAAGCAGCCGTGATGATGAAGCGCCAGACGAGCTTTGCTGGATCATCGACCCTGTGGACGGCACCACCAACTTTGTGCATCGCATTCCGCAGGTGGGCACCTCAGTGGCCCTGTGGCACAACGGACGTGTTGAGCTTGGCATTGTCAATGCACCCATGCTCCATCGCTGCTACTGGTCGGCGCGTGGTCACGGAGCCTTTTGCAATGGCAAGCCCATTGCCGTGAGTGGTGTGGACTGTCTCAATGACGCCCTGGTGGGCACAGGTTTTCCCTATGATATTGCCACCCGGCTGCCGGAAATACTGGAACGCCTCGCCCTGGTTTTACCCATGGCGCAAGGTGTACGGCGCATTGGCGCGGCCTCCATTGATCTGGCCTACGTCGCCAGCGGAAAGCTGGATATTTTTTATGAATCCGGGCTCAAGCCGTGGGACTTTGCGGCGGGCATGCTGCTTGTGGAAGAGGCGGGGGGACGCGTCAGCAACCTGAACGGCGATCCCCTGCATTTTGGCGAACCCCTGCTTGCAAGCAACGGACGTTTGCACGCTCTGGCCGTCGACTTGCTGAGCCCCACGACCTGA
- a CDS encoding GAF domain-containing protein: protein MTENSLEKHILSIVCSVFDAYSVVLFLPDEEGEGHHLAASFSLGDKIGAKATVLPGKGLVGWIVRNRQPLLVPNFDQRQSNLGYYSGGEEASIKAFMGCPVPTGGALCVDSKRQYSFSDKDHKILQMFAELVARQQGSKGRQDLTGNIPRYFVELGVIQDLRFRYKRWPQFLQNYLRIMVEATGFDYCAFASVDTPGETYCVEAESARLLLDGQEPLILPMGSGITGWVFHNDQPVVAEGVEGAPSTVLFGKLPDMPDFQAAICMPVMVNKSTRGVLCLAHTQPRQIDESMRSFVRQAVDHLALFLENLYLKVRLRTMLPRARLHSDGPQVYDPDSAPMPPQKEN from the coding sequence ATGACTGAAAATTCTTTAGAAAAACATATACTCAGTATCGTTTGCAGCGTTTTTGACGCATACTCTGTTGTCTTGTTTTTGCCCGATGAAGAAGGTGAGGGGCACCACCTCGCCGCCTCTTTCAGCCTTGGCGACAAAATCGGGGCCAAGGCCACGGTGCTGCCAGGCAAGGGGCTGGTGGGCTGGATTGTGCGCAATCGCCAGCCACTTCTTGTCCCCAACTTCGATCAGCGGCAGAGCAACCTCGGCTATTATTCCGGTGGCGAAGAGGCCTCCATCAAGGCATTCATGGGTTGCCCCGTGCCAACCGGCGGGGCGTTATGCGTTGACAGCAAAAGACAGTATTCTTTTTCTGACAAAGACCACAAGATTCTGCAGATGTTTGCAGAGTTGGTGGCGCGCCAGCAGGGCAGCAAGGGCCGCCAGGATCTGACGGGCAACATTCCACGCTACTTTGTGGAACTGGGCGTCATTCAGGACCTGCGCTTTCGCTACAAGCGCTGGCCGCAATTTTTACAGAATTATCTGCGCATCATGGTTGAGGCTACGGGCTTTGACTACTGCGCCTTTGCCTCGGTGGATACCCCTGGCGAAACATATTGTGTGGAAGCAGAATCAGCGCGGCTTCTTCTTGACGGGCAGGAACCCCTCATCCTGCCCATGGGCAGTGGCATAACCGGCTGGGTTTTTCACAACGATCAGCCTGTGGTGGCCGAAGGGGTAGAGGGCGCGCCCTCTACGGTTCTGTTCGGCAAGCTCCCTGATATGCCGGACTTTCAAGCCGCCATTTGCATGCCCGTCATGGTCAATAAAAGTACACGCGGTGTTTTGTGTCTGGCCCACACGCAGCCCAGGCAGATTGATGAGTCCATGCGCAGTTTTGTGCGTCAGGCCGTAGACCATCTGGCGCTGTTTCTGGAAAATCTGTACCTCAAGGTACGTTTGCGCACCATGCTGCCCAGGGCCAGGCTGCACAGCGATGGCCCCCAGGTATATGATCCGGACAGTGCCCCCATGCCACCCCAAAAAGAAAATTAA